The region TCCACATTGCCGCGAGTCATTCAATGATTGGTCAGTTCATTTTGACGAGGGAGGCGCGTGTGCATAGCAAAGGCGCGTTAAACACGTTGgggttttggaacgttcagatagaaatatactATGTAGAATAGGAAGCACGTCGGCTCTATTCGTTCATGTCATTTCTATTTGCAACGTTTGGCGACTGAAAGTAGCCAGGAGTCCATCCCAAATTAATGGAAAAGATGGGTACGGTACTGTCTAAAATGAAATGAGAAAGATGCCACGTGGCATGGACTCAACATTAGACCATTTCTGAAGTTTGACAAACTTTGGAGTGTGCTATCATGGAAAGCAGGAAAGCAAAGGctggctttttcaaacagaatctGCATCCTCTAGCTCTaactcccaaaagttttgggacactgtaaagtccacggagaacaagagcacctcctcccagctgcccactgcactgtggctaggtaacactgtcaccaccgataaatccatgataatcgagaatttcaatttctacggctggccatgctttcctcctggctaccccaaccccggccaacagtttccgcaccccccgcagctacttgcccaagcctcccagcttctccttcacccaaatccagatagcagatgttctgaaagagctgcaaaacctttacccgtacaaatcagctgggctagacaatctggaccctctctttctaaaatgatctgccgccaacccctattaccagtctgttcaacctctctttcgtatcgtccgagatccctaaagattggaaagctgccgcggtcatccccctcttcaaagggggtgacactctagacccaaactgttatagacctatatcatttctaaagtcttcgaaagccaagttaataaacagatcactgaccatttcgaatgccaccgtaccttctccgctgatCAATCCGTTTTctaagctggtcacgggtgcacctcagccacgctcaaggtactaaacgatatcataaccgccattgataaaagattgtactgtgcagccgtcttcatcgacctggccaaggctttcgactctgtcaatcaccgtattcttatcggcagaccaacagccttggtttctcaaatgactgccttgcctggttcaccaactacttctcagacagatttcagtgtgtcaaatcggagggcctgttgtccggacctctggcagtctctatgggggtaccagagggttcaattctcgggccgattcttaaacgctagtaaaaataaatgcatgcttttcaaccgttcgctgcccgcacctgcccgcccaactagcatcactattctggacggttctgacttagaataagtggacaactacaaatacctaggtgtctggctagactgtaaactctccttccagactcatattaaacatctccaatccaaaattaaatctagaatcagcttccgatttcaaaacaaagcctccttcactcacgccggcAAACATACCCttataaaactgactatcctaccgatcctcgacttcggcgatgtcatttaccaaatagcctccaacactctactcggcaaactggatgcagtctatcacagtgacatccgttttgtcaccaaagccccataaaccacccaccactgcgacctgtatgctctagtcggctggccctcgctacatattcgtcgccagacccactggctccagatcatctataagtctttgctcgttaaagccccgccttatctcagctcaatggtcacaataacaacacccaccagtaggacacgctccagcaggtatatctcactggtcatccccaaagccaacacctcctttggccgcctttccttccagttctctgctgccaatgactggaacgaattgcaaaaatcactgaagctggagacttatatttccctcactaactttaaacatcagctatctgagcagctaaccgatcgctggttttagtccatctgtaaatagcccatccaatctacttacctcatccccatattatttttatttacttttctgctcttttgcacatcagcttttctacttgcacatcatcatctgcacatctatcactccagtgttaatttgctaaattgtaattactccgctactatggcctatttattgccttacctcctcatgccatttgcacacattgtaaatatactttttaattaaaaaaaaataatattgtgttattgactgtacgtttgtttatgccatgtgtaactctgtgttgttgtttgtgtcgcactgctttgctttatcttggccaggttgaagttgtaaatgagaacatttacctggtttaaataaaggtgaaatatatatatatatatatttttttaagattGTTGTATAATGGCATTTTATTATGGTTAATTGAATTCCTTCTACTATTGGATAGCCATTAGCAACATTATGAGCATACATTGTATAGAAAGGCTTTCAGGTTTAAAACTCGTTGTGAGTATAGGCttccgagtggctcagcggtctaaggcactgcatctcaatgctagcggtgacactacagaccctggtttgattccaggctgtattacaaccggccgtgattgggagtcccataggacggcgcacaattggccaagagTTGTTTGGGttagtgtttggccggggtaggccatcattgtaaatgagaatttgttcttaattaagtgacttgcctagttaaataaaggtataataataaaataaaataaaaataataaaaaataaaaataaagttgaACTATAGTTGATATAACTGTATTTGCTTTCCAAATTCAGGTCTGAACATTTtcattatatatttaaaaaatactaatTTGAAAAATCTTATTGTTGTGAATTTATATGTACATTTGTCATTTGTATTGCAGCGCTTAAATCGTTGCTGCTTCCTTCTTGCCTGGTATGGATTGTTGTTACTTTTATGATCACTTTATAAACAATCCTTAACAGGCAAGAAGAAAGTTTCATAAAAGAAGCCGACCATAACACACCAGACATGTTACATCATTTCAATGCCAAACCTGATCTAACAGTGGAATCTGATGGTCCCAAGAAGGCACCAATCACTCATTACCATTAAACATTTACATAGATTATCTCATTGACAAAGGAAACTCTAGTTGAAGGCCATCCATATTTTGAGAGGTCAGCTCTGCATATTTTGAGAGGTACGCTCGACACAACTCACAAGTACTACTCCAACAGTCAGAGATCAGTGTTTACTACCCAAAATAGACTGTGAAAATCCAATTAATGGCTTGATCCACTGTAGCCTAAGCAACACACAGTAGCCTTTAAGTTAGCATGTCTGTTTTAATCAACAGGGGAGCATATTGCAAGTATGAACTTTCTTCACATGCTGGATAAATACAGTATACGCAAGAACAAATCAAAACCTGGATATGTTATGTTTTTGCCACAATCTTATCAAAAGGAATGACATTGTCCCAATAATGGTAAGTCAGTAACAACGTGCAGTGTATTTGACTTGACAGACCTGCTTTGGTATTTTTGTTGTGCTTGTGGGGTAATCTTTGTCAAATACTGACTTAACATTGAATATAGACTTGTGTACTAATTGCCAGTTGTAATGTAAAAATCTGATATTGTGTTGTCAATATCAAACAAAGCCTCAACCTGGGGACCTGATTGAGATATTCCGCGGTACCTATCAGCACTGGGCCTTGTATGTTGGAGAAGGTTACATCGTCCACCTCTGTCCCCCCAGTAAGTACAATTTGCTCCTGATCTTTAATACTGGATGTCATGGCACAGAGAAGCCTATAAAGTACATGTATAAGGGATTCATGGACCTAGAAAAAATATTCTTATGATTATGTCTATAAAATCGTCTACAAACTCTATCAGAAAAACATAGTACACATCACTGATCTGATTCTGATACCCCCCTAAGATTTTCCTATCTGCTCTTTCCTCCACTCTCACGTGCCCCTGCCTCACCGCACTGATCCTACCTCCCCTACCTAAGCTGAGACAGCTGGGGCTGGTGCCTACAGCctagtgtctgtgttgtgtgacacagcCGTTGTGACCAAGGAGAGCCTGGAGGAGATAGTTGGGAAGGACAGGTTCCTTGTCAACAACCTGCTGGATGGCAAACACAAACCCCGGAGTGTTTATGACATACTGAGGGATGCCCGCAGCCTGCTGGGCCTGGAGATGCCTTACTGCATCCTGAGGGGAAACTGTGAACACTTTGTCACAGAGCTGAGATATGGGAAGGGAGAGTCCCGGCAGGTGTGTGTGCTGACAATCATGATATCCTTAGAAGGATATCATGACATATCCTGCGATGTTGGTAAAGCAATACTTTTGGTCTATGCCTTTGTTTATTGTTTGTGCCAGTTGCCAAGCTGGACgaatgggctcccaagtggcacagcggtctaaggcactgcatctcagtgtaagaggtgtcactacagacaccctggtttgaatccaggctgtatcacaaccggccgtgattgggagtcccatagggcggcgcacaattggcccagcgtcgtccgggtttggccagtgtaggctgtcattgtaaataataatttgttcttaactgacttgcctggttaaataaaaatgtattcagttTAGGAACAGTTGACCTGACCAAGGAGACTAGTCGGATAATCAGACACTACCTTGTAAAATGGGAGATGCATGTTACATATTAAAGCCCacatggctgcgtttagacaggcagcccaattctgatattttttccactaatcacatcagatatttacCCATCAGGGCTGATCTATTAGTGGGGAAAAAATTCAGAATCATTCTGTTTAGGACATGAGGTCTCTGTTTGCATTTTAAAACAAGATTATTTGGGGATAGGTGTTTCTCATCGGTTAGTGGTTACTGTTATGATCTAATCTCTTTTTGCAGGTATATTATGCTCTGGGCGTAGGTGTTAGAGCAGTGGCGATTGGCATGAAGGCCCTGAATGCAGCGTCAAACATCTCTTGTGTGAAGTCAAAACAAAAGAGGGTACTCCTTTGATCCTTCGAGTCACCCTCCTCCTTCTACCTCTGGGGTGAATGCAGAGACAGCGGAACATTTTTTTTGACAGGGGGTATAATTCCCGacatttggtaggctatttgtaagTCAATTAGTCTAAAATTAGACACATGCATTTTCTTTTCTGCCCTTCGCCTACTAGTTGCCCCtagaacagggtttcccaaacttggtcctggggcctcccctgggtgcacattttggtttttgccctagcactacacagctgattcaaataatcaaagcttgattatgagttgattatttgaaccAGCTTTGTAGTGCTAGGGCACTACACCCTGCTCACCAGGATAATGTCATAAATTTATAGAATTAATGCATACATTTCTAGTTGGCAGTGTGCCTCTTGTCAAAGATACAATATTGTACTTGCTAATCTTATTGATTGGCCCTCTTTAGGAAAACTACAGCTTTTCAGAACAATAAGGAGATTGAGTGCCTATCCTGTTGTCCTATGTATTGTTACACAGACAGTGCGTAGGCCTAAATATGTGGTGAGATTCCATGCATGATTGTTGACAGATTGTACATGATGaatgttccactggatatcataaggtgaatgcaccaatttgtaagtcgctctggataagagcgtctgctaaatgacttaaatgtaaatgtaaatgtaaatgaatttcTTAATGTTTGTTTAATTGACACATGAAAAGGTAGCTTTTTGTCTAATCACATTAAACTGTATGATGGTGAATCAAATTTCATTTTTATTCTTCTGATTGGTGAGTCTTCAATTTTGTTAATTAAAAAGTACACCCTTGGTATGACTACAGTACATATTTCTAATTTAGAGGACCCTTCACTACACACATTATAGCCGATGATGTGGAtgtggattaaggcagccccccgcacctctctgattcagaggggttgggttaaatgcggaagacacatttaaatcgaacgcattcagttgtacaactgactaggtatccccttttccatGCCCAGAGCCTTCTATATATTTGTAAATAGGCTTGTGTTCATTCCAATGAAAAGATTCAaggcaaaaatgtttattttggtcTAATATTTAGAATCTTGGTTCTTGACATTTCTGTGATGTCATAGCTGGAGAATATGAACATTCTATTACCTTCAGACAGATCCACACTTCATCACAGTAGGTGTGCTGCCAAATTACAAGTTGGGACAATTTTATCCAGTACAAGAATCTGTATCATTGTGCAAGTGTCAGTCTAGGTCTCAAGAGTGGGCCACCAGTAGTCTGTGACATGGCAGAAAGTGGTGACCTCTTCGAGAATGTAAACTATGTTCTGTTTATCCTTTTACACACAAATCAATGCACAAATACATAAATGTCTTACAATCTGCTGGACAAAGACGATGCTTTACAAATCTAATCATATAATGATATGTATGATATTTATCCTAGATCCAGTTACTCATGATCCTTATTTTATATTCAAATACAGAAAATGCTTGTTCTCATCTCATCCATTTTGTGAGCAGGGCAAAACCTCCGCTTTGATGGCATGGCTGTTTTCCCTGTCTGTGTCAAAGAGAGGGCTGTACACAACCATGTCGCTGCTCCTCTGCATCTTTCAGTTAGGCCTACTGGTCACTGATGTCATCCTGCACTTTGTTATCAAGGACAACAGCTTTCCAAGCCAGCACCACACAGAGGCCATACTGGTGGCTACTTCTCACTTGATAATTATCATTGATAGAGGTTAAATGAAAATTGAGATATTTTGTCTGGGTATTGATATCAGGTTGATATTAAGACAATccctgatatatattttttactcagTTGTTTCAGGTGGTGAGTTTCTACTGGTCACTGATGGGCTCAGTGTATTCACTCCAAGCAGGAAATCGCAAGATGGGCTTCATTGCCCTACTGTCAGTCTGTGAGTCAATCAATGTCTGCATGCTCTTCTCTCCTAATTTTAGAGATACAGAGCTTATTTGTTTTGCATGCCCCAGTTACTGTTTGACATGAGTGCCttcatttctctcttttttctagtTTTTAACTTGGTCATTTTCATCACTCGCTTCTGTTATGAGTTACTTATGATCCAGTACAGAAGAGAGCAGTTCTGAGATACCAATAAATTAATCACCTTAACCTCAGGAAACAGAGACCACTTGCAAGGGTCATCATTATTTCTCAGAGGACATGTTGCCATGTGAGAATTATCAGTATGACATGATATAAGGTCTATACGTATGTGTTCATAGATAAATGAAGTATTTAATTGAGAAATATGTGAATAGTATAGAAAAACATAATGGgtgttttttttgtatgtctGCTTTATCAAAATCACATATTCCTCAAAAACGACATATTGTTACACTGACAGAATCTCTCAGcaagagagatgtttgttcctcaAATAATTTAACATGTTTAATGTCACTTGGAGAAAAGTGCAGAGGTATATAATAACAGCAGACTGATATAGGTGGTGTAGAAATTTGATTTCAATACAGAAATGTCACTTCTCAaacatatatagtgcattcagaaagtattcagaccccttgtctttttccacattgttacattacagccttattctgaaattggttaaataaaaacaattcctcaatctacacacaatagcccataatgacaaagtctaAACCGTTTAGAAttctttgctaatttattaaaaagataaaaaacaaataccttatttacacaagtattcagaccttttgctgagactcgaaattgagctcaggtgcatcctgtttccattgatcatccttgagatgtttctagaacttgagtggagtccacctgtggtaaattaaaatggttggacatgatttagaaaggcacacaccggtctatataaggtcccacagttgacagtgcacgtcagagcaaaaaccaagcaatgaggtcgaagttattgtccgtaaagctccgagacagaattgtgtcgaggcacagatctggggaagggaaccaaaaaagttctgcagcattgaaggtacccaagaacacagtggcctccctcattcttaattggaagaagtttggaaccaccaagactcttaccagagctggccgcccagccaaactgagcaatcgggggagaaggaccttggtcagggaggtgaccaagaactcaaggatcactctgacggagctccagagttcctctgtggagatgggagaacattccagaaggactaccatctcggcagcactccaccaatcaggcctttatggtagagtggccagaaggaagccaatcctcagtaacaAATGCACatggcagcccacttggagtttgtcaaaaaggaacctaaaggactctcagaccatgagaaataagattctctggtctgacgaaaccaagattgaactctttggcctgaatgccaagcgtcacatctggaggaaacctgggaccatccctatggtgaagcatggtggtggcaacataatTTTGagcgccagggactgggagactcgtcaggatctagggaaagatgaacagagaaaagtagagagagattgatgaaaacctcagactggggtgacggttcaccttccaacagaacaacgacccaaagcacacagccaagacaatgcatgactggcttcgggacaagtctctgaatgtccttgagtggcccagccagagcccggaccgatgaaacatctctggagagacctgaaaataactatgCAGCGACACCCCCCCATCCAACcgggacagagcttgagaagagatgaatggaagaaactccccaaatacaggtgtgccaagcttgtacccaagaagactcaaggctgtaatcactgccaaaggtccttcaaactacagagtaaagggtctgaaatacatatgtaaatttgatattagtttatttttaatacatttgcaaaaatgtctaaaaacctgttttggctttgtcattatggggtattgtgtgtagattggaaaaaaaagaaaataatgtaatccTTTTAAAATAAGTCTAACAtaagttgaggggtctgaatactgtccgaatgcactgtacttattTTAGAGGTCCCATCAACACACCTTTCGTAGCACTTCAAACTCAGGAGAAAGTAGATCACTCTATCAAAGAGTGTCTGAGCACAGGGCACTTGTGGATTTAAGACTGCATTTGCCATTTTAATGCTAAACCAAGACCAATGTCCAATGGGTTAACCACTACTTGAATATCCTCACAGTATCTGTTGTACATTTTGTTTATCCACAAAATATGAACGTATATTGCATACAGAATTTGAGAATTGGTTAAACATTTATTCCAgttcaacacaaaacacacaccatcatCTCATTCAATTTCTATATTTACAGACTCATTTAATCACCATACAATACAGTGTGTGAATGTCAGACGTAGCATTCTTCCAATTCAACACAAACATCACTCAGTCAATTAACTTATTGATGCCCACTTCAAAAATGTGTTTTAGCAGATGTTGCAAAAAGCCATGTGTgtcatagaatacagtatttctGTTGTGAATCTGTTTCCCCCATCACCATTCATTCCAACATTGCAATCTCATTTGATGTGGAGTggatcaaaatatatataaattcatTGTACATCTAAAAGCAACGTAAATAATAAATTTGaaagtgtgtacacacacacacaagtcggTTATATATCCTATTAGTTCTGAGAAGTAGATGCTTAGGAAATCTGCACCTGCCTATCCCAAAGAAGGAAAAAGGGTGTAAGATTGCCATCATTTCCAGGACAAAATGCACCATCCCATCCTCTTTTCTTtcatgtctgagagagagagaaggtatctCTGCCTTTACTGGTCCCACCATCTTAGATGGCCTATATCGGCACCATGTTCAACACTCACTAGGACTTGGAGGTGGGTGCTGGTCAGTTGTTGCCCACTCGGATGTTGGGGTTTAGTAGGGGGTCTAAGTTGGGGTCGGAGTCGGCTGAAGCACGGCCCAGTTTAGCCATAATGATGATCAAGGTAAAGAATCCCAGAACTCCAACCAGAAGGAGCATGAAGACCCTCTGCTTCCAGGACAGGCCTGTCCTCTTGGAACCCGCCCGGTTTCTGAGAACACAAATTAATTTACATTTTCAGAGTTAAGAGAAATTGGAAAAAGGACTACCTTTGGAGACAGAGTAATAGATCGGATCTATAAAAAGTAAATCAAATACTGTTGTCATATGTAAGGAGGTTTGCTAGGAAAGATGTACTTGCTGTGTAATAACAAAATGAAGCAAAACTTTAAATAAATAGTAACATTACTGACTTGAGAATCCGTGCAAACCAGCTGAGTGCTGGTCGTCGCCGGTACTTGTCGTCATCAAAGTCGATCTGTGTCACAGAGCTGTGTCCAGAGTCCCTAGTGTCATAGATCTTCCTTGGGGATGATGCTGGAAGCAATAATTCACATTAAATGAATAAACCAAATATATGAGGATACAGCATACACCTGCATCTACGTGAGGAACATCAGATGTGTCATCAAAAATGTCAGGAACTAGGATTAGAGTTGAGGCTAAGGTTTGGATTAACATGTATGGCATGTGTGGCGGattaatcagaattagttgggtaacatagataaataagatgtttatttacataatatgcttatgtgagatacttgtcattagaatgtatccctttggactatactgttggcagttgcacttttcccttctcagctagggctcagtcacttggggcccagagaggggagaggtcaggcttgtcttttacaatgtctttggccaataaatcctaaagagcattccagatagtaaaggcaatgttttggtactatgaagtaccaggaacaagattagaacctcgttttagagaccaaactgagcgataatttatagcgaatgcaatctggctatgggatactcctttctcaagtaaaaggccctttgtgaagagttcctaagatctgtggttcgtcatgtaactTGAGGGGTGTATCTTttctataaaagatctcagttgccattatgttgggACTCTCAACaattcattatagatagtgaattgttgaaagtcacgGGGCTATGGTAAAGCgcatattattaaagatgaaatttaagtataactctgactggtgtgtggttagtaactctcctcatttggtaatacaggaaattgccacgacacaTGACAACACTGTGTGGCTGGTAATGGTT is a window of Salvelinus sp. IW2-2015 linkage group LG5, ASM291031v2, whole genome shotgun sequence DNA encoding:
- the LOC111964201 gene encoding phospholipase A and acyltransferase 3 is translated as MLCFCHNLIKRNDIVPIMPQPGDLIEIFRGTYQHWALYVGEGYIVHLCPPTETAGAGAYSLVSVLCDTAVVTKESLEEIVGKDRFLVNNLLDGKHKPRSVYDILRDARSLLGLEMPYCILRGNCEHFVTELRYGKGESRQVYYALGVGVRAVAIGMKALNAASNISCVKSKQKRVLL